The following are encoded in a window of Vigna unguiculata cultivar IT97K-499-35 chromosome 8, ASM411807v1, whole genome shotgun sequence genomic DNA:
- the LOC114193201 gene encoding uncharacterized protein LOC114193201 isoform X2, with product MKKVTTIFSIFLIALLCLHELVHVSSSSFLYARQVYEESSGERKLEQEQGQEHVQELHCSRERSRAARKVIEESHGKCLADLCGAMHCDAVMNFRSPRSKCNLAAAARNRHLCESLADNCFPTSDGPAAGRLHELFLHQFCDAHTCSGKHKPFSRGGKDQSSFFRLAAGALILVLLPVFYLFLYLIQSDVKNRTQELRRISKAGWKTKPS from the exons ATGAAGAAGGTCACAACaattttttcaatctttttgaTCGCGCTACTTTGTTTGCACGAACTCGTCCACGTATCTTCGTCATCATTCTTATACGCACGGCAG GTCTATGAGGAATCTTCTGGTGAAAG GAAACTTGAACAGGAACAGGGACAAGAACATGTTCAAGAATTGCATTGCTCCAGGGAGAGAAGTAGGGCAGCTCGGAAAGTGATAGAGGAG AGTCATGGTAAATGCTTGGCTGATTTATGTGGTGCGATGCATTGTGATGCTGTGATGAATTTCAGATCCCCCAGAAGCAAGTGTAATCTGGCAGCTGCTGCAAGAAATCGTCATCTATGTGAG AGTCTTGCTGACAATTGTTTTCCTACAAGTGATGGTCCAGCAGCAGGACGCCTTCATG AATTGTTTCTGCACCAATTTTGTGATGCTCACACTTGCTCAGGGAAACATAAACCCTTCTCTCGAGGAGGCAAG GATCAAAGTAGTTTCTTCCGTCTGGCTGCTGGAGCATTGATCTTGGTGCTACTTCCTGTGttctatctttttctttatttgataCAAAG TGATGTGAAGAATCGAACCCAAGAGCTTCGTCGCATTTCAAAAGCTGGATGGAAAACAAAACCATCATGA
- the LOC114193201 gene encoding uncharacterized protein LOC114193201 isoform X1, whose amino-acid sequence MKKVTTIFSIFLIALLCLHELVHVSSSSFLYARQVYEESSGERKLEQEQGQEHVQELHCSRERSRAARKVIEEYLMPFVERENYRLSTKCTLHPENDIFSDQEEHKIFIDRHEWQCGYCKKSFREEKFLDQHFDKRHYNLLNVSHGKCLADLCGAMHCDAVMNFRSPRSKCNLAAAARNRHLCESLADNCFPTSDGPAAGRLHELFLHQFCDAHTCSGKHKPFSRGGKDQSSFFRLAAGALILVLLPVFYLFLYLIQSDVKNRTQELRRISKAGWKTKPS is encoded by the exons ATGAAGAAGGTCACAACaattttttcaatctttttgaTCGCGCTACTTTGTTTGCACGAACTCGTCCACGTATCTTCGTCATCATTCTTATACGCACGGCAG GTCTATGAGGAATCTTCTGGTGAAAG GAAACTTGAACAGGAACAGGGACAAGAACATGTTCAAGAATTGCATTGCTCCAGGGAGAGAAGTAGGGCAGCTCGGAAAGTGATAGAGGAG TATTTGATGCCATTTGTGGAACGAGAAAACTACCGGCTTTCAACTAAATGCACACTTCACCctgaaaatgatatatttagCGATCAGGAAGAGCATAAAATTTTCATAGATAGACATGAATGGCAGTGTGGATATTGTAAGAAAAGCTTTCGGGAAGAGAAATTTCTTGATCAGCATTTTGATAAAAGACACTACAATCTTCTGAATGTG AGTCATGGTAAATGCTTGGCTGATTTATGTGGTGCGATGCATTGTGATGCTGTGATGAATTTCAGATCCCCCAGAAGCAAGTGTAATCTGGCAGCTGCTGCAAGAAATCGTCATCTATGTGAG AGTCTTGCTGACAATTGTTTTCCTACAAGTGATGGTCCAGCAGCAGGACGCCTTCATG AATTGTTTCTGCACCAATTTTGTGATGCTCACACTTGCTCAGGGAAACATAAACCCTTCTCTCGAGGAGGCAAG GATCAAAGTAGTTTCTTCCGTCTGGCTGCTGGAGCATTGATCTTGGTGCTACTTCCTGTGttctatctttttctttatttgataCAAAG TGATGTGAAGAATCGAACCCAAGAGCTTCGTCGCATTTCAAAAGCTGGATGGAAAACAAAACCATCATGA